One Arcobacter sp. FWKO B genomic window, ATACAGGTTTTAATGCTCAAATGGGTGGACAAACTGTTAGAGATTTATTAGAAAATATGGATTTAATGGCTCTATTAACATCTCTAAAAGAAGAAATGGCTACAACAAAATCTGATGCTAAAAGAAAAACAATTGTAAAAAGATTAAAAGTAGTAGAAAACTTTTTAAATAGTGGGAATAGACCAGAGTGGATGATGCTTACTGTACTTCCAGTATTACCACCTGATTTAAGACCTCTTGTAGCACTTGATGGTGGAAAGTTTGCAGTTTCGGATGTAAATGACTTATATAGAAGAGTAATTAACAGAAATAACAGGTTAAAAAGATTAACAGAACTTGATGCACCAGAAATCATTATAAGAAATGAAAAAAGAATGCTTCAAGAAGCTGTTGATGCACTATTTGATAATGGTAAAACTGCAAATGCAGTAAAAGGTGCAAACAAAAGACCGTTGAAATCTTTAAGTGAGATAATCAAAGGTAAACAAGGACGATTTAGACAAAACTTACTTGGTAAAAGGGTTGACTTTTCTGGTAGATCTGTAATCGTTGTTGGACCAAGTTTAAATATGGATCAATGTGGTATTCCTAAGAAAATGGCATTAGAGTTATTTAAACCACATTTGATGGCAAAACTTGAAGAAAAAGGGTATGCAACTACTTTAAAATCTGCAAAAAGATTAATAGAGTCAGAAGCAAATGAAGTGTGGGAGTGTTTAAGTGAAATAGTATCTGATTATCCTATTCTACTAAATAGAGCACCAACGCTACACAAGCTTTCTATTCAAGCATTCCATCCAGTACTTATAGATGGTAAAGCTATTCAGCTTCATCCATTAGTTTGTGCTGCATTTAATGCCGACTTTGACGGTGACCAAATGGCTGTGCATGTACCACTTTCACAAGAAGCTATTGCTGAAGCAAAAATTTTGATGATGAGTTCTATGAATATTCTTCTACCAGCATCTGGTCGTGCAATAGCAGTTCCATCACAAGATATGGTTCTTGGAGTTTATTACCTATCACTTGAAAAAGAGGGTGTAAAAGGTGAGCATAAATTATTAGCAAGCTTTAATGAGGCAAAACTTGCTCTTGATTTAGATACTGTTGATATACATGCTAAAATCAGAACAATGATAGATGGAAGAATTATTACTACAACTATCGGTAGATTGATTATTAAAAATATATTACCAGATTTTGTTCCAGTTGAGTTATGGAATAAGGTATTAAAGAAAAAAGATATTGGTACTTTAGTTGATTATATTTACAAATATGGTGGATATGATGTAACTCCAAGATTTTTGGATAATCTTAAAAACTTAGGTTTTAAATATGCAACATATGCAGGTATTTCTATATCTATTGATGATATTATTGTACCTGAGAGTAAAGTAGAACATATTGCAAAAGCAAAAAAAGATGTTATTGAAGTACAAAAACAATTTGGTCAAGGTTTATTAACAGAGCAAGAAAGATATAACAAGATTATTGATATTTGGACAGTAGTAAATAACAAGCTAGGTTCAGAGATGATGGGTCTAGTACAAAGTGATAAAAATGGGTTTAACTCAATTTATATGATGGCAGATTCAGGTGCTAGAGGTAGTTCGGCTCAGATAAGACAGCTTTCTGGTATGAGGGGTCTTATGGCAAAACCTGATGGTTCTATTATTGAAACACCAATTATTTCAAACTTCCGTGAAGGTCTAAATGTACTAGAGTACTTTATTTCAACACACGGTGCTAGAAAAGGTCTTGCGGATACTGCACTTAAAACAGCAAATGCTGGATATTTGACAAGAAAGCTTATAGATGTATCTCAAAATGTAAGAATTACGACAGAAGATTGTGGTACACATGAAGGTATTGAAATAACTGACATAGTAAGTGGAAATGAACTAATAGAGTCTTTAGAAGAGAGAATTACAGGAAGAGTTATTGCTGAAGATATTCTTGATCCTATTTCTAATGAAATTTTATTTAATGAAGGTTCTTTAATATCTGAAGATGATGCAAGAGTTATTGCTGATGCAGGTATAAAATCAGTTGTTATCAGAAATCCTCTAACTTGTAAAGAACAAAATGGTCTTTGTGCAAAATGTTATGGACTAAATCTTGGTGAGCAAAGAAAAGTAAACCCAGGTGAGGCTGTAGGTGTTGTTGCTGCTCAGTCAATCGGTGAGCCTGGTACTCAGCTTACACTTAGAACATTCCACGTTGGGGGAACTGCAAGTGCAACTCAAACAGAAAGAGAACTAAAAGCTGATAAAGAAGGTTTTATTAGATACTATAATTTAAAAGTATATACTAATAAAGATGGTCAAAACATAGTTGCTAATAGAAGAAATGCTGCTATATTACTTGTTGAGCCAAAAATTAAAGCACCATTTAAAGGTAATGTAAAAGTTGAAACATTACATGAAGAGGTTATCTTAACAGTAACTTCTGATAAAGAGACTAAAAAGTATTACTTTAGAAAAAATGATGTCGCAAAACCAAATGAGCTTGCAGGTGTAAGTGGTAAAATAGAAGGTAAATTATATCTTCCATATAGCAGTGGTGAAGAGGTAAATGAGGATGAATCTATCGTAGAAATCATCAAAGATGGATGGAATGTACCAAATAGAATCCCATATGCGAGTACAATTTTAGTTGCTGATGGAACACCAGTTACAAGAGAAATTACAAGTGGTGCTAAAGGACAGGTAAAATATTACAAGTTAAAAGGTGACTATCTAGAAAGAAGATATGATGTTAAAGCTGGTGATTTAGTAAACGAAAAAGGTTTATTTGCAGTTGTTGTAGATGCATCAGATAGAGAAGCAGCAAGACATTATATAGCTAGAGAGTCTTTGGTTGAAATTAGTGATGATATGTATGTTGAAAACAATACAGTATTAGCTAAACCATCTAAAGATGCTCATACTGTAATAGCTCAATGGGATCCATATTCAAATCCTATTATTGCACAAGAAGAGGGTACTATTGCATTTGAAGATATAATCCCAGGATTAACAGTATCTGAGCAATATGATGAATTAACAGGAACAAGTAAACTTGTTGTAAACGAATATATTCCATCTGGATATAAACCAGCTATTATAGTATCAACAAGTGATTCAAAACTTGTAAGATATTCACTTGATCCAAAAACATCACTAAATGTTAGTGAAGGTCAAAAAGTTGTGTTGGCTGATATCTTAGCTAGAACTCCAAAAGCTTTAGCAAAATCTAAAGATATTACAGGGGGTCTTCCAAGAGTAAGTGAACTATTTGAAGCTAGAAGACCTAAAGTATTAGCTATATTAGCTTCTTTTGATGGTGTAGTAAGTATTGGTAAACCAGTAAGAAATAAAGTTAGACTTACTATTACAGATGAAAATGGAAATAAAATTGAGCATCTAGTAGAAAAAGGTAGAAATATCCTTGTACATGATGGAGAGTTTGTTCATGCTGGTGAGGCATTAACAGATGGACATACAGCAAGTCATGATGTATTAAAAGTTCTTGGTGAAAAAGCTTTACATTACTTCATCGTAAGTGAAATACAAAAAGTTTATAGAAGCCAAGGTGTTAATATTGCTGATAAACATATTGAGGTTATCTTATCACAAATGCTAAGACAGGTAACTGTTGTAGATAGTGGTGATACTAAGTTTATTTCTGGTGATATGGTATCTAAGAAAAGATTCCAAATTGAAAATGAGAAAATTGTAAGACTAGGTGGTGAGCCAGCTATTGCTGAGCCATTATTACTAGGTATTACAAGAGCAGCAGTTACAAGTGATAGTATTATTTCAGCTGCATCATTCCAAGAAACTACAAAAGTTTTAACAGAAGCTGCAATAAGCTCGAAAATGGACTTATTAGAAGACTTAAAAGAAAATGTTGTTATAGGTAGAACTATTCCAGTTGGAACAGGTTTATATAGAAACAAAAAAGTTAAACTTTCAACTTCTCAAGGGTAATAATCAAGATTTTTCTTGATTATTACTTATACACACTATGGAAACTCTTTTAATATTTGTAGCATTTTTTGTAGCATTTGAGTTTTTTGAAAGTAATTGGCAAAAATCCCATACATTTCATGGATTGATATACAAAAATTATGCTATGTATCAAAGAGGGATATTTACATATTTAGGTATGAATCCTTCTTTCTTTTATACAATATTTTTGATTTTTGGGCTTGGATTTGATAACTTTTGGATGTTAACAGTTTTAACAATCAAGTTTGTAGACATACTCTTTAGGCTCTATATAATGCAAAAAATTAGTAAAAATGAGGATTTAGAGGAGTTGTTTCAAGCAGATATGTCGATGAATCCATTTTTAAGATATTTTAATGTTATTATTTATCCTATGTTGTTTTTGATATCTAATTTTTAGGTAAAATCTACTTTTTAGTTACAATTAGATAAAATTGCCTCTAGTACGGAGTCGTTTTGTGCTAAGTGCTAAGTAATAAAACTTAAATGGAGAGATTATGGAATTTGTTTCAATTATTATGGGTAGTAAGTCTGATTATGAAACTATGAAAGAGTGTGCACAGACTTTAGAACAATTTGGTGTAAAGTATGAATTAGTTGTATCTTCAGCTCACAGAAGCCCAGATAGAACAAAAAGATATATAAAAGAAGCAGAAGATAAAGGTGCAAAAGCATTTATTTGTGCTGCTGGTATGGCTGCTCACCTTGCTGGTGCTGTTGCTGCTGCAACAACAAAGCCTGTAATTGGTGTTCCAATGAAAGGTGGCGCAATGGATGGCATGGATGCAATGCTTTCTACTGTACAAATGCCTGCTGGTATGCCAGTTGCAACTGTAGCACTTGGTAAAGCTGGTGCTGTCAATGC contains:
- the rpoC gene encoding DNA-directed RNA polymerase subunit beta', whose protein sequence is MSNIETVLRPIEIKELERPQDFAAFQLRLASPEKILSWSCGEVKKPETINYRTLKPERDGLFCAKIFGPIKDYECLCGKYKKMRYKGVVCEKCGVEVTSAKVRRHRMGHIDLVTPVAHIWMVSSLPSRIGTLLGVKLKDLERVLYYEAYIVDEAGDAYYDNEKTKKVEKYDILNEEQYRTINEHFEHTGFNAQMGGQTVRDLLENMDLMALLTSLKEEMATTKSDAKRKTIVKRLKVVENFLNSGNRPEWMMLTVLPVLPPDLRPLVALDGGKFAVSDVNDLYRRVINRNNRLKRLTELDAPEIIIRNEKRMLQEAVDALFDNGKTANAVKGANKRPLKSLSEIIKGKQGRFRQNLLGKRVDFSGRSVIVVGPSLNMDQCGIPKKMALELFKPHLMAKLEEKGYATTLKSAKRLIESEANEVWECLSEIVSDYPILLNRAPTLHKLSIQAFHPVLIDGKAIQLHPLVCAAFNADFDGDQMAVHVPLSQEAIAEAKILMMSSMNILLPASGRAIAVPSQDMVLGVYYLSLEKEGVKGEHKLLASFNEAKLALDLDTVDIHAKIRTMIDGRIITTTIGRLIIKNILPDFVPVELWNKVLKKKDIGTLVDYIYKYGGYDVTPRFLDNLKNLGFKYATYAGISISIDDIIVPESKVEHIAKAKKDVIEVQKQFGQGLLTEQERYNKIIDIWTVVNNKLGSEMMGLVQSDKNGFNSIYMMADSGARGSSAQIRQLSGMRGLMAKPDGSIIETPIISNFREGLNVLEYFISTHGARKGLADTALKTANAGYLTRKLIDVSQNVRITTEDCGTHEGIEITDIVSGNELIESLEERITGRVIAEDILDPISNEILFNEGSLISEDDARVIADAGIKSVVIRNPLTCKEQNGLCAKCYGLNLGEQRKVNPGEAVGVVAAQSIGEPGTQLTLRTFHVGGTASATQTERELKADKEGFIRYYNLKVYTNKDGQNIVANRRNAAILLVEPKIKAPFKGNVKVETLHEEVILTVTSDKETKKYYFRKNDVAKPNELAGVSGKIEGKLYLPYSSGEEVNEDESIVEIIKDGWNVPNRIPYASTILVADGTPVTREITSGAKGQVKYYKLKGDYLERRYDVKAGDLVNEKGLFAVVVDASDREAARHYIARESLVEISDDMYVENNTVLAKPSKDAHTVIAQWDPYSNPIIAQEEGTIAFEDIIPGLTVSEQYDELTGTSKLVVNEYIPSGYKPAIIVSTSDSKLVRYSLDPKTSLNVSEGQKVVLADILARTPKALAKSKDITGGLPRVSELFEARRPKVLAILASFDGVVSIGKPVRNKVRLTITDENGNKIEHLVEKGRNILVHDGEFVHAGEALTDGHTASHDVLKVLGEKALHYFIVSEIQKVYRSQGVNIADKHIEVILSQMLRQVTVVDSGDTKFISGDMVSKKRFQIENEKIVRLGGEPAIAEPLLLGITRAAVTSDSIISAASFQETTKVLTEAAISSKMDLLEDLKENVVIGRTIPVGTGLYRNKKVKLSTSQG
- the purE gene encoding 5-(carboxyamino)imidazole ribonucleotide mutase, whose translation is MEFVSIIMGSKSDYETMKECAQTLEQFGVKYELVVSSAHRSPDRTKRYIKEAEDKGAKAFICAAGMAAHLAGAVAAATTKPVIGVPMKGGAMDGMDAMLSTVQMPAGMPVATVALGKAGAVNAAYLSMQILAINDKELAIKLKEDRIVKEKKVISDSKEVEVIL